The following proteins are co-located in the Rippkaea orientalis PCC 8801 genome:
- the mutL gene encoding DNA mismatch repair endonuclease MutL: MSSPIQPLPLNVINLIAAGEVIDSIAAVVRELVENALDAGATRLVISLFPESWRVQVADNGTGMTLADLRHCALPHSTSKIHQLDDLWKITTLGFRGEALHSLAQVADLEIASRCTSDGVGWCLRYQSSGEPLREEPTAIAPGTIVTVGNLFGKMPVRRQGLPAISTQLKAVQSFIENMALCHPQVTWQVWHNQRLWLNISPGKTPQQILPQLLKGVHYHDLQFVSQGVKSPQESTQKDLDLIEVTLGLPDRCHRHRPDWVKVGINGRIVRSPPVEQAILVAFSRTLPKDRFPVCFIHLTLCPSQIDWNRHPAKVEIYLHSLDFWQEQVSKLIEQGLRLSPQTLASAAQNQRVGKLLKASEEKASYRVDAKDHQTDANAVGLMPLKAVAQVRNTYIMAEHSTGLWLIEQHIAHERVLYETLQDNWQLIPLETPIILTKLSDNQVEQLARIGLEIEVFGEQLWAVRTVPKLLSTREDCPEALVELSIGGDLQTAQVAVACRSAIRNGTPMTLSQMQELLDQWKTTRNPATCPHGRPIYLSLEESSLSRFFRRHWVIGKSHGI; this comes from the coding sequence ATGTCGTCCCCTATCCAACCTTTACCCTTAAATGTTATTAACCTGATCGCTGCTGGAGAGGTAATAGACTCCATCGCAGCAGTGGTAAGGGAATTGGTAGAAAATGCCTTAGATGCCGGGGCAACTCGTTTAGTAATTTCGCTATTTCCTGAAAGTTGGCGAGTTCAGGTAGCCGATAATGGAACCGGAATGACGTTAGCCGATCTCCGTCACTGTGCCTTACCCCACAGTACCAGCAAAATTCATCAACTTGATGATCTGTGGAAAATTACGACTTTAGGGTTTCGCGGAGAAGCATTACACAGTTTAGCCCAAGTAGCCGATTTAGAAATTGCCAGTCGCTGTACCTCTGATGGAGTAGGATGGTGTTTGCGCTATCAGTCTTCAGGAGAACCCCTCAGGGAAGAACCCACCGCGATCGCCCCTGGTACGATTGTCACGGTAGGGAATCTTTTTGGCAAGATGCCTGTTCGTCGTCAAGGTTTACCAGCAATCTCAACCCAACTCAAAGCAGTACAAAGTTTCATTGAAAATATGGCCTTGTGCCATCCCCAAGTCACTTGGCAAGTCTGGCACAATCAGCGATTATGGTTAAATATTAGTCCAGGGAAAACCCCTCAACAGATTTTACCCCAACTCCTCAAGGGGGTTCATTATCACGATTTACAGTTTGTTTCCCAAGGTGTTAAGAGTCCTCAAGAATCAACCCAGAAGGATTTGGATTTAATTGAAGTTACCCTAGGATTACCCGATCGCTGCCATCGTCACCGACCCGATTGGGTTAAAGTGGGGATTAATGGTCGGATCGTGCGATCGCCCCCGGTAGAACAGGCAATTTTAGTAGCATTTAGTCGAACCTTGCCTAAAGATCGCTTTCCTGTCTGTTTTATCCATTTAACCCTCTGTCCGAGTCAAATTGATTGGAACCGTCATCCAGCCAAGGTGGAAATTTATCTCCATTCCCTCGATTTTTGGCAAGAACAGGTGTCTAAACTGATTGAACAGGGGTTAAGGTTATCACCCCAAACCCTGGCCTCTGCTGCCCAAAATCAACGGGTAGGGAAGTTACTCAAAGCATCCGAAGAAAAAGCATCCTATCGCGTTGATGCTAAGGATCACCAGACTGATGCTAACGCGGTTGGGTTAATGCCCTTAAAGGCTGTGGCACAGGTACGCAATACTTATATTATGGCTGAACATTCGACGGGGTTATGGTTAATTGAACAACATATCGCCCATGAACGAGTGTTGTATGAAACGTTGCAGGATAATTGGCAATTAATCCCGCTAGAGACTCCGATTATTTTAACAAAATTATCAGACAATCAAGTGGAACAATTAGCCAGAATTGGTTTAGAAATTGAAGTTTTTGGAGAGCAACTTTGGGCAGTTCGGACAGTTCCTAAACTGTTATCAACGAGGGAAGATTGTCCAGAGGCTTTAGTCGAATTAAGCATAGGAGGAGATTTACAAACGGCTCAAGTGGCTGTTGCTTGTCGTAGTGCAATTCGTAACGGAACCCCCATGACGCTATCCCAAATGCAGGAACTGTTAGACCAATGGAAAACTACCCGTAATCCTGCCACTTGTCCCCACGGAAGACCTATTTATTTATCCTTAGAGGAGTCTTCTTTATCTCGGTTTTTCCGTCGTCATTGGGTCATTGGCAAAAGCCATGGAATCTGA
- a CDS encoding YheT family hydrolase → MLGTFQPISFLRNGMAMTVYTALRSPHTWEKTTPHGEPFYQDCIFRGSQGVPIFGRLALPDDPQGTIIATYGITGDLNNQWYLRLLGRKAWARGYGVVLFDWRAHGKTAELSPALTSDGLYEGEDFVQIAAQAKTMGYPSPFWFVGYSLGGQLALWGVKAAESLSLWGMNLGLDAAEIAGGAVISPNLDSNRSLDYLVRDPLGRYIEQSIAKTLKNLAWRIYQHHPNDIDPQAIERANSIRGFDRELVINRLGFSTVEAYYQASSPLPFLPHLSKPTLIVYSADDPLFDPSIIADLEGACRHNNTVELLLTNYGGHVNYLNSQKGQRLSNDPDVWWAWNRVLDWIETF, encoded by the coding sequence ATGTTAGGGACTTTTCAGCCGATCTCCTTCCTGAGAAATGGAATGGCAATGACGGTTTATACCGCGTTGCGATCGCCTCATACTTGGGAAAAAACAACTCCCCATGGAGAACCCTTTTACCAAGACTGCATTTTTCGAGGATCTCAGGGGGTTCCAATTTTTGGTCGGCTTGCCCTTCCCGATGACCCTCAGGGGACGATTATTGCTACCTATGGTATTACAGGAGATTTGAATAATCAATGGTATCTCCGCTTGTTAGGGCGCAAGGCCTGGGCGCGAGGCTATGGGGTGGTTTTATTTGATTGGCGTGCCCATGGCAAAACGGCAGAATTATCCCCTGCCTTGACTTCCGATGGTTTGTATGAAGGGGAAGATTTTGTCCAGATTGCTGCCCAAGCTAAGACGATGGGGTATCCGAGTCCCTTTTGGTTTGTGGGCTATTCCTTGGGGGGACAATTGGCGTTATGGGGGGTGAAGGCTGCTGAAAGTTTGAGCCTCTGGGGGATGAATTTGGGGCTAGACGCTGCCGAAATAGCAGGGGGGGCGGTGATTTCTCCTAATTTGGATTCTAATCGATCTCTGGACTATTTAGTGCGCGATCCCCTAGGACGTTACATTGAACAGTCTATTGCTAAAACTCTCAAAAATCTTGCTTGGCGCATCTATCAGCATCACCCTAATGATATCGATCCCCAAGCCATTGAACGGGCTAATAGTATTCGGGGATTTGATCGAGAATTGGTGATTAACCGCTTAGGATTTTCCACCGTTGAAGCGTATTATCAAGCCAGTAGTCCTTTGCCTTTTTTACCCCATTTAAGTAAGCCAACGTTGATTGTTTATTCAGCCGATGATCCTCTCTTTGATCCTTCGATTATTGCGGATTTAGAGGGAGCGTGTCGACACAATAATACGGTTGAATTATTGTTAACAAACTATGGCGGTCATGTGAATTATTTAAACAGTCAAAAAGGACAACGCTTGTCTAATGATCCTGATGTTTGGTGGGCATGGAATCGGGTTTTAGATTGGATTGAAACCTTTTAA
- the kdpC gene encoding K(+)-transporting ATPase subunit C: MIKDVIIGIRSTLILWILTALIYPFLMIFLGQTVFPYQANGSLIKDNQDKIIGSALIGQTFTSDRYFNSRPSVINYSEGENAQPTGISGASNLAPSNPDLIKRVEKTIVDLQKAQIQSTADLVYTSGSGLDPHISVESARLQIPRIAASRNLDSNQLEILITKHTEHRFLGIFGEPGVNVLKLNLALDQTQ, encoded by the coding sequence ATGATTAAAGATGTAATTATTGGTATTAGAAGTACCTTAATTCTTTGGATCTTAACAGCCCTAATCTATCCATTCTTAATGATTTTTCTGGGTCAAACAGTCTTTCCCTATCAAGCCAATGGTAGCTTAATTAAAGATAATCAAGACAAGATAATTGGCTCAGCTTTAATTGGTCAAACATTTACTTCTGATCGCTATTTTAACTCTCGTCCCAGTGTTATTAATTATAGCGAAGGAGAAAACGCACAACCTACGGGAATCTCAGGAGCCAGTAATTTAGCTCCTAGTAATCCTGACTTAATTAAACGGGTTGAAAAAACCATAGTTGACTTACAAAAAGCTCAAATTCAATCCACTGCTGACTTAGTTTATACGTCTGGTTCTGGGTTAGATCCTCATATTAGTGTTGAATCTGCCCGTCTACAAATCCCTCGTATTGCAGCCAGTCGTAATCTTGATAGCAATCAATTGGAAATTCTGATCACAAAACATACAGAACACCGATTTTTAGGAATTTTTGGGGAACCTGGTGTTAATGTTCTCAAGCTTAATTTAGCGTTAGATCAAACTCAATAA
- a CDS encoding DM13 domain-containing protein, translated as MKVNLLTTATTTVLLMGTLSTCLVQSNAVLANRSDSNTNPQSQLIASNIVLSGMFVTTEQDHPTKGKATIISEGGKNYLQFDSAFDTADGPDVQVILHRNNTVPVNLSEKDYIILAPLKNRRGTQRYEIPNTIKVNDFKSVAIWCREFNVTFGYAAF; from the coding sequence ATGAAAGTTAATCTATTGACCACTGCTACTACTACTGTATTATTAATGGGTACTTTGAGTACTTGTTTAGTACAATCGAATGCAGTCTTAGCCAATCGTTCTGATTCTAATACCAACCCTCAATCCCAATTAATTGCCAGTAATATTGTTTTGTCAGGAATGTTTGTAACAACAGAACAAGATCATCCAACTAAAGGCAAAGCCACTATTATCTCTGAAGGGGGAAAGAATTATCTACAATTTGACTCAGCTTTTGATACAGCAGATGGTCCCGATGTTCAGGTGATTCTCCATCGTAATAACACAGTTCCTGTTAATCTTTCTGAAAAGGATTATATTATCCTTGCACCTCTGAAAAATAGACGAGGAACACAGCGTTATGAAATTCCCAATACTATTAAAGTCAATGATTTTAAATCCGTAGCTATTTGGTGTCGTGAATTTAATGTAACCTTTGGCTATGCTGCTTTTTAA
- a CDS encoding glycerate kinase, giving the protein MNYLDILQEWCQGIPDNSSQLHYLLKQELANPQTAKVWGITEENGLEKIKLRAQLFTSVQQEVREVCHGLGLQKLDQILSMLWRLWLPLCLQLVEVKQSLKRPVIQGILGGQGTGKTTLAKVSRLILKYLGYIAIDISIDDFYKTYAERQKLQKKDPRLIWRGPPGTHDVELAIQVLEQLRQPIRHQPILLPRFDKSLWNGAGDRIEFESIDRADIVLFEGWFVGVCPIDEKMFDCPPLPIITKEDQQFAKDMNNQLKNYLPLWGKLDRLLILAPINYQLSQQWRKEAEQKMIASGKPGMSDGEIEQFVEYFWRSLHPELFMNPLIKNPQLVDLVVEIKADHSVGQIFW; this is encoded by the coding sequence ATGAATTATCTAGATATTTTGCAAGAATGGTGTCAGGGAATCCCAGATAATTCATCACAATTACACTATTTACTGAAGCAAGAATTAGCCAATCCACAAACAGCAAAAGTTTGGGGAATTACCGAAGAAAATGGACTAGAAAAAATAAAGTTAAGAGCGCAGCTTTTTACATCAGTTCAACAAGAAGTTAGAGAAGTATGCCACGGATTAGGATTACAAAAATTAGACCAAATTTTATCAATGCTGTGGCGGTTATGGCTGCCTTTATGTTTACAATTGGTTGAGGTAAAACAGAGCTTAAAAAGACCTGTAATTCAAGGTATTTTAGGGGGACAAGGGACGGGAAAGACAACCTTAGCCAAAGTCAGTCGCTTAATTCTCAAGTATCTAGGATATATTGCCATTGATATCTCTATTGATGACTTCTATAAAACCTACGCTGAACGTCAAAAACTTCAAAAAAAAGATCCCCGTTTAATTTGGCGTGGACCACCAGGAACCCATGATGTTGAATTAGCCATTCAAGTCTTAGAGCAGTTACGTCAACCTATACGCCATCAACCCATTTTATTACCTCGCTTTGATAAATCCTTATGGAATGGAGCGGGGGATAGAATTGAGTTTGAATCTATTGATAGGGCTGATATTGTTTTATTTGAAGGATGGTTTGTTGGAGTGTGTCCCATTGATGAAAAAATGTTTGATTGTCCGCCTTTACCAATTATAACAAAAGAAGATCAACAATTTGCTAAAGATATGAATAACCAATTAAAAAATTATTTACCCCTTTGGGGAAAATTAGATCGATTGCTAATTCTAGCTCCAATTAATTATCAATTAAGTCAACAATGGCGCAAGGAAGCTGAACAGAAAATGATAGCATCTGGAAAACCAGGAATGAGTGATGGAGAAATTGAGCAATTTGTCGAATATTTTTGGCGATCGCTCCATCCAGAATTATTCATGAATCCCCTGATTAAAAATCCTCAATTAGTCGATTTAGTCGTAGAAATCAAGGCTGATCATAGTGTAGGACAGATCTTTTGGTGA
- a CDS encoding response regulator transcription factor encodes MPRILVIDDDAAISELVSVNLEMAGYDVNQAGDGIKGQALAVQLQPDLIMLDLMLPKVDGFTVCQRLRRDERTADIPVLMLTALGETKDKVEGFNAGADDYLTKPFEVEEMLARVRALLRRTDRIPQAAKHSEILNYGPLTLIPERFEAIWFQKTVKLTHLEFELLHCLLQRHGQTVSPSEILKEVWGYDPDDDIETIRVHIRHLRTKLEPDPRHPCYIKTVYGAGYCLELPTAEQLMAEANAAVV; translated from the coding sequence ATGCCTCGAATACTTGTAATTGATGATGATGCTGCCATTTCAGAATTGGTCAGCGTCAACCTAGAAATGGCTGGTTATGATGTGAATCAAGCTGGAGACGGGATTAAAGGGCAAGCCTTAGCCGTCCAATTGCAGCCTGATTTAATCATGCTAGACCTCATGTTGCCCAAAGTAGACGGATTTACCGTTTGTCAGCGACTGCGCCGAGATGAACGGACGGCCGATATTCCCGTTCTGATGTTAACCGCTTTGGGAGAAACCAAAGATAAAGTCGAAGGCTTTAACGCAGGGGCCGATGATTATCTGACCAAACCTTTTGAAGTCGAAGAGATGTTAGCTAGGGTTCGGGCGTTACTGCGGCGGACTGATCGGATTCCCCAAGCAGCGAAACATTCAGAAATCCTCAACTATGGTCCTTTGACCCTGATTCCAGAGCGATTTGAAGCGATTTGGTTCCAAAAAACGGTTAAATTAACCCATCTAGAATTTGAATTGCTTCATTGTTTGCTGCAACGTCACGGACAAACGGTCTCTCCTAGCGAAATTCTCAAAGAAGTGTGGGGATACGATCCCGATGACGATATTGAAACGATTCGGGTACATATTCGCCATTTACGGACGAAATTAGAACCCGATCCCAGACATCCCTGTTATATTAAAACCGTTTATGGTGCAGGGTACTGTTTAGAGTTACCAACAGCCGAACAACTGATGGCTGAAGCCAATGCAGCAGTCGTTTAA
- a CDS encoding DUF565 domain-containing protein, whose protein sequence is MQRTRLNTLFAITQTRLNELFSNPWRRIALSLISLLLGFFVGQAVTTSVGQSAYWDITVAGFFLLFTEFISRTFYSRLSINNKRLFWLSMLNTFKMGVIYGLYLEALKLGS, encoded by the coding sequence ATGCAAAGAACTCGTCTAAATACCTTATTTGCAATTACCCAAACTCGTCTGAATGAACTTTTTAGTAATCCTTGGCGACGGATTGCCTTAAGTTTGATTAGTTTATTATTGGGGTTTTTCGTCGGTCAGGCAGTAACAACATCGGTTGGACAATCGGCTTATTGGGATATCACTGTAGCAGGATTTTTCCTGTTGTTTACAGAATTTATTAGTCGTACTTTTTATAGCCGTTTAAGTATCAATAATAAACGTTTATTCTGGCTGAGTATGTTAAATACTTTTAAAATGGGAGTGATTTATGGTCTTTACTTAGAAGCCTTGAAACTGGGGTCTTAA